A single window of Amphiura filiformis chromosome 17, Afil_fr2py, whole genome shotgun sequence DNA harbors:
- the LOC140137428 gene encoding protein AATF-like, with protein sequence MKTVLMKQSVTQQPSRLRKLTSLPLSEGDKRYAGQTTSRNDWLAGSDSDGEGIDDDDNDDDDEDDDEDEYDDDDDDDIEDKEEETDKNIDDKKTGDNLMHHFKKIAAEMDEESGSGSDDDSSSEEESETDDRKEGANRKKTIHPRELLDMSDDIEKQSEEDEINEEEESEEDDDDGSDEEISAKDDDDDDEEDTGFSSDEDRTAVKPFSQGSLQEELQRGKATKAQLGLWDGLLEARIKLQKAVSCTNQMPQHDTLDEFVDHGGDELEDALSKGTKDLEILVSAMIELQETLLLQNPETKHVVDGTKPQSSKQSNGDDEEIPSDDEEIPSDDEEIPSDDEEIASDDEIVINKAKMKEKQSTKVKKSQGVKRKIDSEEFGDHLTKRHKDFEQYRNTAIQKWHDRTKLSAGKISSKSFSSFDKSPLAQIQQVLQDKDRLIKRTQLKRTAYKVLGKAEADDKQGEDAEKEEESMTSHNAHLKDYDPEIFDDDDFYHQLLRELIEKRTVDTSDPVQLTRQWLEVQKLRSKVKKRVDTKASKGRKLRYDVHQKLVSFMAPIDGCNLTGDARNELYGSLFGQRKFNQGEVAER encoded by the exons ATGAAGACAGTTCTGATGAAGCAGTCAGTCACGCAGCAGCCAAGTCGTTTGCGCAAGCTGACAAGTCTGCCGTTGTCTGAAGGTGATAAGCGTTATGCTGGACAGACAACCTCAAGAAATGATTGGCTGGCAGGATCAG ACTCTGATGGTGAGGGCattgatgatgacgataatgatgatgatgatgaggatgatgatgaggatgagtatgatgatgacgatgatgatgacattgAAGACAAGGAGGAAGAAACTGATAAGAACATTGATGACAAGAAAACAGGTGACAATTTGATGCATCATTTTAAGAAGATTGCTGCTGAGATGGATGAGGAAAGTGGATCTGGTAGTGATGACGACTCCTCCTCTGAGGAGGAGAGTGAAACAGATGATAGAAAGGAAG GTGCAAATCGGAAGAAGACTATTCACCCTAGAGAACTGCTTGACATGTCAGATGATATTGAGAAACAGAGTGAAGAAGATGAAATAAACGAAGAGGAGGAGagtgaagaagatgatgatgatgggagTGATGAAGAGATATCGGccaaggatgatgatgatgatgatgaagaagacaccggtttctcatcagatgaagacaGAACAGCTGTGAAACCGTTCTCTCAAGGGAGTTTACAGGAGGAGCTCCAGCGAGGCAAGGCAACCAAGGCACAATTAG GGTTATGGGATGGGCTTTTGGAAGCTCGCATCAAGCTACAGAAGGCTGTGTCGTGTACCAATCAGATGCCTCAACATGATACCTTGGATGAGTTTGTTGATCATGGAGGAGATGAATTAGAAGATGCACTGAGTAAAG GAACAAAGGACTTGGAGATACTCGTGTCTGCCATGATAGAACTGCAAGAAACATTGCTGCTCCAGAATCCAGAGACTAAACATGTAGTAGATGGCACAAAACCACAGTCATCTAAACAAAG TAATGGTGATGACGAGGAGATTCCTAGCGATGATGAAGAAATTCCAAGCGATGACGAAGAAATCCCAAGCGACGATGAAGAGATCGCCAGCGATGATGAAATTGTTATCAATAAGGCCaagatgaaagaaaaacaaagcaCAAAAGTGAAAAAGTCACAAGGAGTAAAAAGGAAAATTGATTCAGAAGAATTTGGGGACCATCTTACTAAAAGACACAAGGATTTTGAACAGTATAGAAACACTGCCATACAGAAATGGCACGATAGAACAAAGTTATCTGCAGGAAAAATTAGTAGCAAG TCTTTTAGTTCATTTGACAAATCTCCCCTGGCACAAATCCAGCAAGTACTACAAGACAAGGACAGGTTGATAAAGAGGACACAACTCAAGAGAACGGCATACAAGGTGTTGGGTAAAGCAGAAGCAGACGACAAACAGGGGGAAGATGCAGAGAAAGAAGAG GAATCAATGACAAGTCACAACGCCCACTTGAAGGATTATGATCCAGAaatatttgatgatgatgatttctaTCACCAG CTATTGAGAGAATTAATAGAGAAGAGGACAGTGGATACCTCAGACCCAGTGCAGCTGACAAG ACAATGGCTTGAGGTACAGAAGCTACGTAGCAAGGTGAAGAAGCGTGTGGATACCAAAGCAAGTAAAGGAAGAAAACTCAG ATATGACGTTCATCAGAAGTTAGTGAGTTTCATGGCTCCCATTGATGGTTGTAACTTGACAGGAGATGCTAG GAATGAACTCTATGGATCATTATTTGGTCAAAGGAAGTTTAACCAAGGGGAAGTAGCAGAGAGGTGA
- the LOC140137426 gene encoding BET1 homolog — protein sequence MRRAAGLQDGHSGGGTYNALEEENEHLAAGLSSKVQALKSLTIDIGEEVRTQNKELNRMDDDFDASGGLLASTMSRVQRMARSGSHRYICYLMLFAMFVFFVIYLIMKMR from the exons ATGAGGAGAGCAGCTGGAT TACAAGATGGCCACAGCGGTGGTGGAACATATAATGCCTTAGAAGAAGAAAATGAACATTTGGCAGCGGGATTGAGTAGCAAAGTCCAAGCTCTCAAATCT CTCACTATAGACATAGGTGAGGAAGTTAGGACACAGAACAAAGAATTAAATCGCATG GATGATGACTTTGATGCATCCGGCGGTCTTCTAGCATCCACCATGAGCCGAGTACAAAGAATGGCACGTTCCGGTTCCCACAGATATATCTGCTATCTAATGTTATTTGCtatgtttgtattttttgtaatatatttAATCATGAAAATGAGATGA